In Podospora pseudoanserina strain CBS 124.78 chromosome 5, whole genome shotgun sequence, a single window of DNA contains:
- a CDS encoding hypothetical protein (EggNog:ENOG503NZV6), whose translation MLGARIIALRGGAKNRGHLLLRLHGHPRQYLNQASFTRASICLPNNGIHFSTFGSGQDAPLPQRFSEPMRTLETEFAEEGEEVEEEVVEEEEEEEENQVSELPRRVDCLPKKYSNLWDHLSAQEQDDELWMDRAGPSLALTWGWARPVAGDAWKGEAFQYTPSYHKDFDWAAPAMTLAALMRFPSDQWTISEWPLARGVACNTSSRLPVLTAQLLLRRDAYMRARARKHIPLARYLEDTVAWNARIKQLESSKGITEQDIATWLWILSCHNADLRVERFLRSSCRKPFFLLQAMFATDRLFTNPKSFMDLVQYLSDNYVHRHRPESEDRHLLPQSRGRDMTWWHFNGVLHRLVWHTRDSWPSAVTAIAQLVVDYINTISDDPSKGHSSHAVRSFVFNKALQYFSWPSRMRPLANMPYNWAAQRLVLSIASSFDPPLVPDKESYSAIQAVLAALPKSKGEIKNAERIAATWPPYRQAVDGVDERRDPEEDLSRSSMAGLLAREAGYPTNVIDQGISVLAGSTFGQPPSIQTRSVPLPTVSGEHAALNLHRNWALQIKATRNAREAWRLFQRPPLPAMQPDAQVAGQMMAKLYAHKAPSVKRLRPGDVKETFPINNGNLTALEIARITPPAPDELYHTLLSQGLKPVGHYLDILLTNAPSKQEALNYVRDSPFHFAGDILSDFRRWDTQEGKAALGALDFQLVNAWVAMLCRVHVDSASYTRHTTLFTREFGCGPVAEAILLAHLCQAARPVLSRNDRKPWHTILTALSKKVLLHNPRGHGMDHLVLTMDAFLRIYERTLHIQGDDTVAFLALCYMIRKTLKMATFQHSLTERRPIPRKKRLANLLARARLRAVQSFVNLSRPVEAGTRLFPQDMTRYHMSALTVYRYMKAMACCGDGKEMVHIMDWVLDGWMSDYFSEEIKEPKQHAHQQMMHTIAYFARIGKDLVEEAEMERVRKRLEHLVEHHGCTWAWPSAYRGYGKDDVIDSTLAARWADRIARASSEQAFDDD comes from the exons ATGCTTGGCGCGAGAATCATCGCCTTGAGGGGTGGTGCAAAGAACAGAGGACATCTCTTGCTG CGCCTTCACGGGCACCCCCGACAGTATTTAAACCAAGCATCGTTTACCAGAGCATCCATCTGTTTACCGAACAATGGCATACACTTCAGCACGTTTGGCAGCGGCCAAGATGCCCCACTCCCGCAAAGGTTCTCGGAACCGATGAGGACATTGGAGACAGAGTTcgcagaagaaggagaagaagtagaagaagaagtagtagaagaagaagaagaagaagaagaaaaccagGTTTCAGAACTCCCACGACGGGTCGATTGCCTCCCCAAAAAGTACTCCAACCTCTGGGATCATCTGTCAGCGCAAGAGCAGGACGATGAGCTGTGGATGGATCGTGCAGGACCTTCCTTGGCCCTCACCTGGGGCTGGGCAAGACCTGTGGCGGGCGATgcgtggaagggggaggcaTTTCAGTATACCCCGTCATACCACAAGGACTTCGACTGGGCTGCGCCCGCCATGACGCTAGCTGCCCTCATGCGCTTCCCGAGCGATCAGTGGACCATCAGTGAATGGCCTCTTGCTCGCGGTGTAGCCTGCAACACTTCATCCCGCCTCCCTGTCCTGACAGCCCAACTACTGCTCCGGCGAGACGCATACATGCGTGCCCGGGCACGCAAACACATCCCATTAGCTCGCTATCTCGAGGACACAGTGGCTTGGAACGCGCGAATAAAACAGCTAGAGTCTTCCAAAGGGATCACGGAGCAAGACATTGCCACCTGGTTATGGATCCTTTCCTGCCATAATGCCGACTTGCGAGTTGAAAGATTTCTTAGGAGCAGCTGCCGCAAGCCATTCTTCCTGCTACAGGCCATGTTCGCCACGGACCGGCTCTTTACCAATCCCAAAAGCTTCATGGACCTGGTCCAGTATCTCTCGGACAACTACGTTCACCGACATCGGCCTGAAAGTGAAGATAGGCATTTGCTGCCGCAGTCGAGGGGTCGGGATATGACGTGGTGGCACTTCAACGGAGTGCTACATCGCCTTGTTTGGCATACACGGGATTCATGGCCATCAGCAGTCACGGCAATCGCGCAGTTGGTCGTCGACTACATCAACACTATATCTGATGACCCTTCCAAGGGACATAGCAGCCATGCAGTCCGATCCTTTGTCTTCAACAAAGCTCTCCAATACTTTAGCTGGCCGTCGAGGATGCGTCCACTTGCCAATATGCCCTACAACTGGGCCGCCCAACGACTTGTCCTTAGCATTGCATCATCGTTCGACCCTCCCCTAGTTCCCGACAAGGAGAGCTACAGTGCTATACAAGCGGTCTTGGCTGCTCTTCCGAAAAGCAAGGGCGAGATCAAGAACGCAGAGCGAATCGCAGCAACATGGCCTCCTTATCGGCAAGCCGTCGACGGGGTTGACGAGCGCCGTGACCCCGAAGAGGATTTGAGCCGGAGCTCCATGGCGGGTCTCCTTGCTCGCGAGGCTGGCTACCCTACCAACGTGATCGACCAGGGCATCTCGGTGCTGGCAGGGTCGACTTTTGGCCAGCCACCGTCCATTCAAACAAGAAGCGTGCCACTTCCAACAGTGTCAGGTGAGCATGCCGCCCTCAACCTGCACCGGAACTGGGCCTTGCAAATCAAAGCAACTAGGAACGCCCGGGAAGCTTGGCGATTGTTCCAGagacctcctcttcccgcaATGCAACCAGACGCCCAAGTTGCTGGTCAGATGATGGCCAAGCTCTATGCCCATAAAGCGCCATCTGTCAAAAGACTCCGGCCAGGGGACGTCAAAGAAACGTTTCCGATCAATAACGGGAATCTGACTGCTCTCGAGATTGCCAGAATCACCCCTCCGGCTCCAGATGAGCTATATCACACGTTGCTCTCACAAGGGCTCAAACCAGTTGGGCACTATCTTGACATTCTCTTGACAAACGCACCTTCGAAACAGGAAGCCCTGAACTATGTTCGAGATAGCCCGTTCCACTTTGCTGGAGATATCCTGTCTGATTTCAGGCGGTGGGACACCCAGGAAGGCAAAGCTGCTCTCGGAGCTCTAGACTTTCAGCTCGTCAATGCCTGGGTTGCTATGCTGTGTCGGGTCCATGTCGATAGTGCTTCTTATACAAGACATACGACGCTCTTCACACGCGAGTTCGGATGTGGGCCGGTGGCTGAGGCCATCTTGCTCGCCCATCTCTGCCAGGCGGCTCGACCGGTACTTTCGCGGAACGACAGGAAGCCATGGCACACAATTCTGACGGCGCTTTCGAAAAAGGTTCTTCTGCACAACCCGAGAGGTCACGGGATGGACCACCTTGTGCTGACGATGGATGCGTTTCTAAGGATCTATGAGCGAACGCTGCATATCCAGGGTGATGACACCGTTGCGTTCTTGGCGCTGTGTTACATGATTCGAAAGACGTTGAAAATGGCAACATTTCAACATTCCCTCACAGAGCGGCGACCCATACCACGGAAGAAACGGCTGGCTAACCTGCTTGCTCGAGCACGTTTGCGGGCGGTGCAATCTTTTGTCAACCTCTCTAGGCCGGTTGAAGCGGGCACTCGGCTGTTTCCCCAAGACATGACACGATACCACATGAGTGCGTTGACAGTGTATCGCTACATGAAAGCGATGGCTTGCTGCGGGGATGGAAAGGAGATGGTGCATATCATGGACTGGGTCCTGGACGGGTGGATGTCGGACTACTTCTCCGAGGAGATCAAAGAGCCAAAGCAACATGCCCACCAGCAAATGATGCACACCATTGCGTACTTTGCTCGGATAGGGAAGGACCtggtggaagaggcagaGATGGAGCGCGTTCGGAAGCGACTGGAGCATCTAGTTGAGCACCATGGTTGTACATGGGCCTGGCCCAGCGCATATAGGGGATATGGGAAGGATGATGTTATTGATTCGACTCTGGCTGCACGCTGGGCCGATCGGATTGCTCGTGCTTCTTCTGAGCAGgcttttgatgatgattag
- the SAS2 gene encoding SAS complex subunit (COG:B; EggNog:ENOG503NUB3): MPGLVRKKRISDEPDTQDAPATTSTLPGAPSRRATRQSSTAPLPTPEDPEPRRRRRRVESEAEEELPVTLPLRKSRALQGKENVPLTTGENLPKATRSTRHSGGLEAGVAENLTPSVPSQPAPASLPVPAVPHRSPVAPRPVGRPPGRPSNHAQTVPPNQSVTVGRNKPITMATSGSQPGHPASKTDSVTATKTSDRKSAIKNTQTDRNIDKVVLGDLCFKTWYPSYFGKEVLDNGPGMLDRLYVCDCCFKYSKELVAWWQHVQLCRAKNFIPGSKIYTHPKGQRTVLKACGPPPKSGRGRKSNASQKMVEELVQDQGEWSIWEVDGEVDVLFCQNLSLFAKLFLDNKSVFFDVTGFKYFLLVYTTPAVPAPSLPTPPEHPSSSSGSGNAPRQPRSQVVGFFSKEKMSWDNNNLACILVFPPWQRKGLGSLLMGVSYEISKREGVLGGPEKPISELGKKGYKRFWGNEIAMWLLSIPPTSSGAIEDGQEVATVDVYDCSKATWIVPEDCLMVLRDMGVVEDAGVGPVVKHSALGTPTELEGLTGAPVPAPDGVANNEKEGTPQQEEPVAHQRRVMIRHEAVMEWVKKNRISLKKPCDPNGFLEGYAMKKENDSAAAEESG; the protein is encoded by the exons ATGCCCGGACTTGTTAGGAAGAAACGAATCAGCGACGAACCAGATACACAAGATGCTCCCGCTACGACATCCACCTTACCAGGTGCTCCTTCACGAAGAGCAACTCGTCAATCCTCGACCGCCCCGCTACCGACACCAGAAGATCCCGAGCCACgacgccgtcgccgccgcgTTGAAAGCGAAGCGGAGGAAGAGCTACCCGTGACATTGCCACTTCGCAAATCCCGAGCACTTCAAGGGAAGGAGAATGTGCCTCTGACCACAGGGGAAAACTTACCAAAAGCCACGCGCTCCACACGGCATAGCGGCGGACTTGAGGCTGGGGTTGCTGAAAACCTTACACCATCGGTGCCCTCTCAGCCTGCTCCAGCGTCACTACCTGTCCCCGCGGTCCCTCATCGCTCGCCTGTCGCCCCTCGTCCGGTTGGTAGACCACCAGGTCGACCCTCAAACCACGCACAGACAGTGCCTCCAAATCAATCCGTTACCGTGGGACGAAACAagcccatcaccatggctACGTCAGGCTCGCAACCGGGCCATCCGGCGTCGAAAACCGACTCTGTAACGGCGACGAAGACGTCCGATCGAAAGAGTGCCATCAAGAATACACAGACCGACCGAAACATAGACAAGGTCGTCCTTGGAGACCTCTGTTTCAAGACTTGGTACCCTTCCTACTTTGGCAAAGAAGTCCTGGACAATGGTCCCGGCATGCTCGACCGTCTCTATGTCTGCGATTGTTGCTTCAAGTACTCCAAAGAGCTAGTCGCTTGGTGGCAGCACGTTCAACTCTGTCGGGCAAAGAACTTTATTCCAGGTTCAAAGATATACACCCACCCCAAAGGCCAGCGAACCGTTCTCAAGGCATGTGGTCCACCGCCCAAATCCGGCAGAGGTAGGAAGAGCAATGCCAGTCAAAAGATGGTAGAGGAGTTGGTTCAAGACCAAGGGGAGTGGAGCATCTGGGAGGTTGACGGCGAGGTCGATGTG CTGTTCTGCCAGAATCTCTCTCTGTTTGCCAAACTCTTCTTGGACAATAAGTCTGTCTTTTTTGACGTCACCGGCTTCAAGTATTTTCTGCTCGTCTACACAACCCCGGCTGTTCCAGCACCGTCTTTGCCAACACCGCCAGAacacccatcatcctcatccggctccggcaacgctcctcgccaaccacgTAGCCAGGTGGTTGGGTTCTTCTCGAAAGAGAAGATGTCctgggacaacaacaacctggcATGCATCCTCGTCTTTCCACCATGGCAGCGCAAAGGCCTTGGGTCATTGCTGATGGGCGTAAGCTACGAGATCTCCAAACGGGAAGGAGTGCTAGGTGGGCCTGAGAAGCCCATTAGCGAATTGGGAAAAAAGGGGTACAAGAGGTTTTGGGGCAATGAGATCGCGATGTGGCTTCTGAGTATCCCACCGACGAGCTCGGGTGCCATAGAGGATGGACAAGAAGTGGCGACAGTTGATGTTTACGACTGCAGCAAGGCCACTTGGATAGTTCCTGAGGAttgcttgatggtgttgagagaCATGGGAGTTGTGGAGGATGCAGGGGTTGGGCCGGTGGTGAAGCATTCTGCGCTTGGTACACCCACGGAACTGGAAGGTTTGACCGGTGCGCCAGTGCCAGCTCCTGATGGTGTTGCCAACAATGAGAAAGAGGGCACGCCACAGCAGGAAGAGCCAGTGGCTCATCAGCGGCGGGTCATGATCCGGCACGAGGCAGTGATGGAgtgggtgaagaagaacaggatCAGCTTGAAAAAGCCATGTGATCCAAACGGTTTTTTGGAGGGCTATGccatgaagaaggagaatgATTCTGCGGCGGCAGAGGAGTCGGGGTAG